GAAATGATCGGCGGCAGAGGGCTGCGAAATCATAAAAAAAACCAGGGAGATTACGCCAAAATGTCTATATTCCAATTTGCGGTAATGATTTGCGTTGCATTGATGTCGGCAGGAATAGCCGCTTGGGTGACCAAAAAACGCTGTGTTGCCGCTACGCAAAATACCTTGACTGACAAGGCCCCCGCCTTATCGGTAGCCGAAATAGAAAAATATATTTCCGGTCTGGATCGGTTTGCCGAGCAAGTCACGCCGGTATGGGCAGCACAAATCGATTCGACCCGGCAACAAATCGAGCAGGCAATTACGTTGTTGACTCAACGCTTTGCCGGGATTACCAATAATCTGGAAGCGGCTTTAAGATCCTCCCATTCCACTCTCGGTGGCAACGGCGAAGAAGTATTCGTAAACAGCAACACCAATTTGCAAAAAGTGGTGAGCTCCATGGATGCGGCATTGCAGGAAAATTTGGCGGTTTTGCAGAAAATTCGCTCCTTGGCGGGCTTTATTGATGAATTGAAGCAGATGGCCAAGGAAGTGGCGCGGATTGCCGAACAAACCAATCTGATTGCCTTAAACGCCGCTATCGAAGCGGCTCGGGCCGGCGAAGCAGGCCGCGGTTTTGCCGTGGTGGCGGACGAGGTTAGAAAGCTATCCAACTTGTCCGGTGAAACCGGTAAGCAGATCGGCTCCAAAGTCGAGCAAGTTAGCTCTGCTATTCAAACCGCGTTGCTAGCGGTGGAAAAAAGCGCGCAAAACGAGGCCGAAGCGGTCTCCGCTTGTAACAGCAATATTCAATCGGTAATGGATAACCTGCATGACGTGTTTACCAAATTGCAGGGCTATTCAAGCAACTTAAGCCATTCGGCGCAGGCCATAAAAGGTGAGATAGACGAATCCTTGGTGCATTTTCAATTTCAAGACCGGATCGGCCAAATTCTGCAACACGTCAAAGACAGCATTGCCGATTTCCCCAAACAGCTCAATCGCAGTCATGCCGGCGGTGTATTTGCGTTGCGGCCGATAGATGCGGACCACATTTTAAGCGGCTTGACCAGCACCTACACCATGGAATCCGAACACCACGCCCATGGTCATGGCAATCGGGCCGTTGAACCTCAAACACAAGAGATTACTTTTTTCTAGGATATTAAGCATATGGCAAAAACGATATTGGTAGTAGACGATGCGGCGTCGGTCCGTCAGGTAGTAGGTATTGCGCTGAAAGGCGCCGGTTATGAAGTAATAGAAGCGTGCGACGGCAAGGATGGGCTAAGTAAGCTCAACGGCCAGAAAATTCACCTCATCATATCCGATGTCAATATGCCGAATATGGA
The window above is part of the Methylomonas sp. ZR1 genome. Proteins encoded here:
- a CDS encoding methyl-accepting chemotaxis protein; translated protein: MSIFQFAVMICVALMSAGIAAWVTKKRCVAATQNTLTDKAPALSVAEIEKYISGLDRFAEQVTPVWAAQIDSTRQQIEQAITLLTQRFAGITNNLEAALRSSHSTLGGNGEEVFVNSNTNLQKVVSSMDAALQENLAVLQKIRSLAGFIDELKQMAKEVARIAEQTNLIALNAAIEAARAGEAGRGFAVVADEVRKLSNLSGETGKQIGSKVEQVSSAIQTALLAVEKSAQNEAEAVSACNSNIQSVMDNLHDVFTKLQGYSSNLSHSAQAIKGEIDESLVHFQFQDRIGQILQHVKDSIADFPKQLNRSHAGGVFALRPIDADHILSGLTSTYTMESEHHAHGHGNRAVEPQTQEITFF